One stretch of Verrucomicrobiota bacterium DNA includes these proteins:
- a CDS encoding SGNH/GDSL hydrolase family protein encodes MPKNQRTILTYGDSITWGCVPDSVNLKTMVFGRFDHDERWTGVLQSELGYDYRVIEEGLNGRTTVFDDPLLPGRNGQSYLLPCLLSHSPLDMVILMLGTNDLKPHLGLQAAPIAKGMRNLVKDVKNSGCGHNGSSVEILVMAPPPIVEGRGLLANSFIGSQRIAERLAEHYAQIAQLEDCHFVDAGGSIEVSEADGLHPDAEGHRILGKAVAEKVVEIFSD; translated from the coding sequence ATGCCTAAAAACCAGAGAACTATCCTTACCTATGGTGATTCCATCACGTGGGGTTGTGTGCCCGATAGCGTAAACCTGAAAACCATGGTTTTTGGTCGTTTCGATCATGATGAGCGTTGGACCGGTGTATTGCAGTCTGAGCTCGGCTATGACTACCGTGTCATCGAGGAGGGATTGAACGGTCGAACAACGGTCTTTGACGATCCGCTTCTGCCAGGACGCAACGGTCAAAGCTATCTGTTACCGTGTCTGTTGTCCCATTCCCCGCTGGACATGGTGATTCTTATGCTGGGAACCAACGATCTCAAACCCCACCTTGGTTTGCAGGCTGCGCCGATCGCCAAAGGTATGCGAAACCTTGTCAAGGACGTGAAAAACTCAGGCTGCGGTCACAACGGAAGCAGCGTTGAAATCTTGGTTATGGCTCCACCGCCTATTGTCGAAGGGCGTGGTCTGCTTGCGAATTCTTTTATCGGCAGTCAACGAATCGCCGAAAGACTAGCCGAACACTACGCCCAAATTGCCCAGTTGGAAGACTGTCACTTTGTCGATGCCGGTGGCTCTATTGAGGTGAGCGAGGCTGACGGCCTTCACCCGGATGCCGAAGGCCATAGAATATTGGGAAAGGCAGTCGCTGAGAAAGTGGTTGAGATCTTCTCTGACTAG
- the alaS gene encoding alanine--tRNA ligase, producing the protein MRSSEIRQSFLDHFRARGHEIVSSASLMPTSPNLLFTNAGMNQFVPYFLDEERAPFERAADTQKCIRAGGKHNDLEDVGFDTYHHTFFEMLGNWSFGDYFKKEAIDFAWELLTKTWGFPKERLYATVYKPDPGEPAAFDDEAASIWSLIFAQEGLDPEKHVLTGNKKDNFWMMGDTGPCGPCSEIHIDLTPKGGTGGILVNQDSPWCIEIWNLVFIQFNANADGSFVDLPSCHVDTGMGFERVAGILATTKGFTDFSQPPSNYNSDLFTDIFASLESLCSHHYGYTMSEDRDEITGPELKDTSFRVIADHIRTLSFSIADGILPGNEGRNYVLRRILRRAILFGKKMNMPDGFFASLAPVLIEKMGDAFPELRKQETVIRKVLQSEESAFEKTLDRGLQLFEKQCDDGRISGKEAFTLYDTYGFPLDLTQLLARERKIEVDTEGFHREMEKQRSKGRAAQKKETIEVKEATGATQTRFLGFEPSDLAGQQVSVTGVVDIPDGAKAIILDQTPFYAEMGGQVGDSGFIRLPKGEEIRIYGTQKGPNGEFLHLVSDPTNDLDQIAGETVEPKVDLRRRQAIQRHHSATHVLNWALRRLLGDHVQQAGSLVDDDHLRFDFTHYEAVSEEQIDEIEYLANEAILINQPVTWYETNFKDKPDDVIAVFGEKYGSKVRVVDVGGFSKELCGGTHVRNTGEIGLFKIISESGIAAGTRRIIAVCGKAAYRLAENNFNQLHHMANRLGCQPRDIENRLDALLKQRQDLEKELERMRQKASAEEAEAAQDKALELGSGFKAIIAKAEASNPNGLRQTAAQTLAKLGEGLVVLGAELGDKISIVALASPEAVKAGYPAGDQIRELAGLLGGKGGGKPDMAMGGAANRGQLEEALGNFQQKFSNSVSG; encoded by the coding sequence ATGCGTTCTTCCGAGATTCGGCAGTCTTTTTTGGATCATTTCCGCGCACGTGGACATGAAATCGTGTCGTCGGCATCCCTAATGCCCACCTCACCCAATCTGCTGTTTACCAATGCGGGAATGAACCAATTCGTGCCCTATTTTCTCGATGAAGAGAGAGCTCCATTTGAACGTGCAGCCGACACTCAGAAGTGCATCCGCGCCGGAGGAAAACACAACGATCTCGAAGACGTTGGGTTCGACACCTACCACCACACGTTTTTCGAGATGCTGGGAAATTGGTCCTTCGGTGACTACTTCAAGAAGGAAGCCATCGATTTTGCCTGGGAGCTGCTGACGAAGACGTGGGGTTTTCCGAAAGAGCGACTCTACGCGACCGTCTACAAGCCGGACCCCGGCGAACCGGCTGCTTTTGACGACGAAGCCGCCTCAATCTGGTCCCTGATCTTCGCGCAGGAGGGTCTTGATCCCGAAAAGCACGTTCTGACGGGCAACAAGAAAGACAACTTTTGGATGATGGGCGACACGGGTCCATGCGGTCCGTGTTCTGAAATCCACATCGATCTAACGCCGAAAGGGGGAACCGGCGGCATCCTCGTCAACCAAGACTCTCCCTGGTGCATCGAGATCTGGAACTTAGTCTTTATTCAATTCAATGCGAATGCGGACGGTTCCTTCGTCGATCTTCCGTCCTGTCACGTGGATACCGGTATGGGCTTCGAAAGGGTCGCAGGAATTTTGGCTACGACCAAAGGCTTCACAGACTTTTCCCAGCCCCCCAGCAACTACAACAGCGATCTATTCACCGATATTTTCGCCAGCCTCGAGTCACTCTGTAGTCACCACTATGGATACACCATGTCGGAAGATCGTGACGAAATCACCGGGCCCGAGCTGAAAGATACCTCCTTTCGGGTAATCGCCGATCATATTCGCACCCTTTCTTTTTCGATTGCAGACGGTATCCTTCCAGGAAACGAGGGACGAAACTATGTCCTCCGCAGAATCCTTCGTCGCGCAATTCTCTTTGGGAAGAAAATGAATATGCCGGACGGCTTCTTCGCCAGTCTAGCCCCCGTTCTGATCGAAAAGATGGGAGACGCCTTCCCGGAACTGAGGAAGCAGGAAACCGTAATCCGCAAGGTCCTGCAGTCAGAAGAATCGGCTTTCGAGAAAACACTGGATCGGGGCCTGCAGCTTTTTGAAAAGCAATGCGACGATGGAAGAATCAGTGGCAAGGAAGCATTCACCCTCTACGATACCTACGGCTTTCCACTCGATCTAACTCAACTACTCGCCCGGGAGCGAAAGATTGAAGTCGATACCGAGGGTTTCCACCGAGAGATGGAAAAACAGCGTTCGAAAGGGCGGGCAGCTCAGAAAAAGGAAACCATCGAGGTGAAGGAAGCGACCGGTGCCACCCAAACCCGTTTTCTGGGTTTTGAGCCCTCGGACCTCGCCGGTCAGCAGGTATCCGTCACTGGCGTTGTCGACATCCCCGACGGTGCCAAAGCCATCATTCTCGATCAGACTCCCTTCTACGCGGAAATGGGGGGACAGGTGGGTGACTCCGGCTTCATACGCCTCCCTAAAGGAGAGGAGATCCGGATTTATGGAACTCAGAAAGGTCCGAATGGAGAGTTTCTCCACCTCGTCTCCGACCCGACGAACGACCTGGATCAGATCGCTGGAGAGACCGTGGAGCCAAAAGTCGACCTTCGGCGGCGACAGGCCATTCAACGTCACCATTCCGCTACGCACGTGTTGAACTGGGCACTACGCAGATTGTTGGGCGACCACGTTCAACAGGCTGGTTCATTGGTCGATGACGATCATCTCCGCTTTGACTTCACTCACTACGAAGCCGTATCCGAAGAACAAATCGACGAAATCGAGTATCTCGCGAATGAGGCGATTCTGATCAACCAGCCGGTGACCTGGTACGAAACCAACTTCAAAGATAAGCCGGACGACGTCATCGCCGTCTTCGGTGAAAAGTACGGTTCCAAGGTTCGTGTTGTCGATGTCGGAGGATTTTCCAAAGAGCTTTGCGGGGGCACTCATGTTCGGAATACGGGGGAAATTGGTCTCTTCAAGATCATCTCGGAAAGCGGTATTGCAGCGGGAACCCGCAGAATCATTGCGGTGTGCGGGAAAGCCGCCTATCGCCTGGCAGAAAACAATTTTAATCAGCTCCATCACATGGCCAATCGACTGGGTTGCCAGCCGCGGGACATCGAAAACCGTCTCGATGCACTGCTCAAGCAGCGACAAGATTTGGAGAAAGAGCTCGAGCGGATGCGCCAAAAGGCGTCGGCAGAGGAAGCCGAGGCCGCTCAGGACAAGGCTTTGGAACTGGGATCAGGATTCAAAGCGATCATCGCAAAGGCGGAAGCATCCAATCCAAACGGATTGAGACAGACGGCTGCTCAGACCCTTGCCAAACTCGGCGAAGGTCTCGTGGTCCTCGGGGCAGAGCTCGGAGATAAGATCTCGATTGTTGCCCTAGCGAGCCCAGAGGCGGTCAAAGCCGGTTATCCAGCAGGAGACCAAATCCGTGAACTCGCTGGCCTCCTCGGCGGCAAAGGTGGTGGAAAGCCTGACATGGCCATGGGGGGCGCAGCGAATCGTGGTCAACTGGAGGAGGCACTGGGTAACTTCCAGCAGAAGTTTTCGAATTCGGTCTCAGGATAA
- a CDS encoding DUF4136 domain-containing protein — MPKQSADGYETFRFYNPNVEELPTFADQSVEAMAIIQKRLKKDLEDAGLKEAGADADLVITYLVVVQNNTVTTAISDYYQNSGIEIIEAAHEYVQDHKPNRRFEAGTVIVDVIDASTQRLIYRDFATREVIKGSTGEERKQAIESATDEAIQAFTN; from the coding sequence ATGCCCAAACAGTCGGCGGACGGCTACGAAACCTTCCGCTTCTACAACCCAAACGTCGAGGAACTCCCCACCTTTGCGGACCAGTCTGTCGAGGCGATGGCCATTATACAGAAGAGACTGAAAAAGGATTTGGAGGATGCCGGTCTGAAAGAAGCCGGAGCAGATGCTGATCTAGTAATCACCTACCTGGTTGTGGTCCAAAACAACACGGTTACTACGGCAATCAGTGACTACTACCAAAATTCAGGAATAGAAATTATCGAGGCGGCTCACGAATATGTGCAGGACCACAAACCAAACCGTCGATTTGAGGCGGGGACGGTCATTGTCGACGTCATCGATGCCTCCACTCAGCGATTGATCTACCGAGACTTTGCTACGCGGGAAGTGATCAAAGGATCTACCGGTGAGGAGCGAAAACAGGCCATCGAATCCGCTACCGACGAGGCGATCCAAGCGTTTACAAACTAA
- a CDS encoding FAD-dependent oxidoreductase, with protein MTERDTDFLIVGGGLAGLLLAWRLRSHSVLVLGGKSASPASHVAAGVLNPITGSRLTLMEEFDDFLHCAREIYKDVGQREVLYRDCSIRRYFQSEEEIKWFANRQQKGAYRNHLSERLLPGHDGPAREDLFGSFFIQGVGLVEPSTVVQRIRSSLGPRIFNLDANWDSLSLQKDGVELNHVRAKTLICCEGYSVLSNPLFRWLPFRPAYGETLTVECPTVPSFDEIIHHRKWVVSLGSHRFRIGSTWESPKNRKEGIDGPFSIPPPIPTDSGKQELLEAFRLIFGLNDDPEVVDHRSGVRPCSRDRQPYLGPHPRHENVFICNGLGSKGTVYAPLLTRILADHLVGSGSLERKYLPERMLKRGFTFP; from the coding sequence ATGACGGAGAGAGATACGGACTTCCTGATTGTCGGGGGAGGCCTTGCCGGACTTCTACTAGCTTGGCGACTTCGGTCCCATAGCGTCCTTGTTCTCGGAGGAAAATCCGCGTCCCCGGCCTCACATGTAGCAGCAGGGGTTCTAAATCCAATCACCGGGAGCAGACTTACCTTGATGGAGGAATTCGACGATTTCCTTCACTGTGCCCGTGAAATCTACAAAGACGTTGGGCAAAGGGAAGTGCTCTATCGAGACTGTTCAATCAGGCGTTACTTCCAGAGTGAGGAAGAGATCAAATGGTTCGCGAACCGACAACAAAAAGGTGCTTATCGAAATCATCTAAGCGAAAGACTCCTTCCCGGCCATGATGGACCCGCCCGAGAAGACCTTTTCGGCAGCTTCTTCATCCAAGGAGTCGGTCTTGTTGAACCGTCAACAGTCGTCCAGAGAATCCGTTCTTCTCTCGGCCCCCGAATCTTCAATCTAGATGCCAATTGGGATTCGCTCTCTCTTCAAAAGGACGGCGTCGAGCTCAATCATGTGCGAGCCAAAACTCTTATCTGCTGTGAAGGCTACTCCGTCTTATCGAATCCTCTCTTTCGTTGGCTTCCCTTTCGTCCCGCCTACGGAGAAACACTCACGGTAGAGTGTCCGACGGTGCCCTCCTTCGATGAAATTATTCACCATCGAAAATGGGTGGTTTCACTGGGATCCCATCGGTTCCGCATCGGTTCAACCTGGGAAAGCCCAAAAAACAGAAAGGAGGGCATTGATGGCCCCTTCTCGATTCCCCCTCCTATCCCGACTGACTCCGGAAAGCAGGAGCTTCTCGAGGCCTTTCGCCTGATCTTCGGTTTAAACGATGATCCTGAGGTCGTGGATCACCGCTCCGGGGTCCGCCCCTGTAGTCGCGACCGGCAACCGTACCTGGGTCCACACCCTCGGCATGAAAACGTTTTTATTTGCAACGGCTTGGGCTCAAAAGGAACGGTTTATGCACCCCTGCTGACCCGCATTCTCGCTGACCATCTTGTTGGCAGTGGATCCTTGGAGAGAAAGTATTTGCCGGAACGGATGCTAAAACGAGGATTTACTTTCCCGTAG